The Armatimonadota bacterium genomic interval CTCGGGCAGGGGTCGGCCCGCACCGGCTTCGAATGCCTTCGCCATCGCGGATACCACCTCCGGGCCCGCCAGCAGGTTGCCCTGGCAGGCGTAGCGGTCGCCGGTGCGCCCGCCGGCCCACGCCAGGCACGCGCCGCCGGTGTACGACGCGGCCCGACCCCGTGCGTCGACCACGCCGAGCTGGCGGTGGTCCCGGCCCTGGTCGGCGTCGGTGAGGCGGCGTACGACTTCGTCCGCGGACAGCCCTTCGCCGAGCAGGCGCAGCCCCTCCGGACCGTGCGAGAGGTTTGCCCACGCCTGCGTCGCGACGGCTCCCGCACCCGCCGTCGCCCACGGCACCACCGCGCCGACCGCAAGGAACTTGCTCGCGACCGCCACCCCCCACTCCGCGGCCTGTGGGTCGGCCGCGACGATGGAGAACGTGTGCATCCTCACCATGGAACAGACTGTTTGCGGCGCGGTATGCCAACTCCTGCGCGGAGGCCGTGTTGACACTGTTTGCGCCGCTGCCGTATGGTCGAAGTGCAGCGCGCCGATGTCGACCAGCGCAAGCCTCCCCGGACGCTCGGCTCGATGCGGGACTTCGACCAAGCGGGTGCCGGCATGTCTGCGGTTGCCAGAGGACTGGAAGGCGTCGTCGCCGGGACGACGGCGTTGAGCTTCATCGACGGCCGCGCGGGGAGGCTTATCTACCGCGGCTACGACATCAACGACCTGGCCCAGAAGTCGACGTTCGAAGAAGTCTGCTACCTGCTCTGGCACGGACGGCTGCCCACGCGGACCGAGCTGGGCGCGCTGACCGCGGAACTGGCGAGCATGCGCGCGCTTCCCGAGGGTCTCCTCGGTGTGCTCCGCTCACTACCAAAGTCGCTCCACCCGCTGGACGCACTGCGCACCGTGCTCTCGCCGTTGATGGCGTACGACGAAGATCCGGAGGACACCTCACGTGAGGCGAACCTCCGGCGCGCAAAGAGGCTGACGGCCCTGGTCAGTACCGTGGTCGCTGCCTTCGAGAGGGTGCGCCACGACGCAGACCCGGTCGCGCCGGATCCAAGCTTGCACCACGCTGCCAATTTCCTGTACATGCTCAAGGGGCAGCCCGCGGACCCCCTGCACGTCAGGGCCTTCGACACCTACCTCGTGCTGCTGGCCGACCACGGCTACAACGCGTCGACGTTCACCGCGCGCGTGATCGCCAGCACCCTGTCGGACATGGTCTCCGCCGTCGCGGGCGCGATCGGCGCCCTCAAGGGGCCTCTACACGGAGGCGCGGCGCAGTGGACGATGGAGATGTTGCTGCGAATCGGTTCCGTGGACAACGTCGACGCCTACATCCGCGGCCTGTTCGACCAGCACAAGAAGGTGCCCGGATTCGGACACCGCATCTACAAGGTCGAAGACCCGCGCGCGAAGATTCTCCGCGTGCTCTCGCGCCAGGTCGCCGAGAAGACCGGCGGGGGAGTCTGGGTGGAGATGTCCGAGCGCGTGGACGAACTGGTGGCGCAGCTGCGCGGCGACAAGGAGATCTATCCCAACGTGGACTTCTACTCGGCCTCGCTGCTGTACAACATCGGCATCCCCGGTGACCTGATGACGCCGCTGTTCGCCTGCAGCCGCGTGGCCGGCTGGACCGCGCACGTCATCGAGCAGCAGGAAGACAACCGGCTCTTCCGCCCGCAGTCGGAGTACACCGGACCCAAGGAAGCGACGTACATCCCGATCGACGAGCGCTGACCTTCGGCGCGCCGCCGTCGGCTTTCCCTACAGTTCCTTGGTCCGGTGCACCATGTACGTCCGGTAGCCCATCCGTTCCCAGAATGCCTCGGCCTCCCGGTTGGGAACCGCAACCGTGAGTTCGGCGCGACGTATGCCGCGATCGCGAAGCCACTGCTCGATGCGCTCGATCATCCGGCGGCCGACCCCCCGCCGGCGGTAGCCCTCCCGCGTGTAGACGTCCTGGATGAAGCCTCGCCGCCGGTGCCTGAAGAACGGCGGGAGCGTCGTGATCCGCCCGATCGCCACGCCCGCCAGCTGCCCTCCGGACTCGGCCACCACCACCAGGGTGTCCTCCCGTCCCAGCAACGCGGCGAGGTACTCCTCGTAGGCACGCCGCCATGTCTGGCTGAGGGCGAAGGCTGGGTGGGTCCGCTCGTGCAGCCGAGCCAGCTCGCCCCAGGCGTCGACGATCCTCGCAAGGTCAGCACGGTCGGCGTCGCGAACACGCACACCGGCGGGATCGGCCATATGTGCTGATTGCCCGTGCAGTGGACAGATCCCTCCGGGACCGCAGAACGCCCCCGGTGCGCGGCGGGATCTGCGGCGAATCTGCCCCCAGGCACATCGGGTACGGGCCGCCGCGACACGGCGCGGTTGGCCGGAGCACTCCGAGTGGAGGGAGCAGGATGCGACGTCGGGTGACTCGGGTGGGCTGGGCGGGAGTCGTCCTCCTCGTGGCTGCGGCAGCATCCTCGCCGGCGCTGGCGCTGACGCCGCGGGCCGGCCAGACGGTGGTGGTCACCGGGTCGATCCAGGACGACCTGTACGCCGCCGGCGGCAGGGTCTCGATCCGGGCTACCGTCGACGGAGACGTCGCTGCAGCCGGCGGCAGCGTATACGTGGACGGTCCGGTGAGCGGGGGCGTACTCGCCGCAGGTGGAAGCGTGCGGGTGGGGCCCACCACCGTCGGGCGCACGGTGCGCGCCGCCGCGGTCGGGGTGTCCGTCGGCGCACAGGTCGGCGGGGATGTCGTGGCGGCCGGCAGTGCGGTGACGGTCGAGACCACGGCAGGCGTCGGACGCGACGTCGCGGTGAGTGGTGGGAACGTCTGGGTCCTGGGGGAGGTCAGCCGCAACCTGTGGGCTGCTGCCGGCACGGTGACGATTGCCGGATCGGTCGGCGCGGACGCACACGTCGAAGCCGACCGCATCGTGCTCCTGCCCACGGCGCGGATCGGCGGCAGGCTGCTGTACAGGTCCGACGCGCCCCCGGAGCTGCACCCGGGAGCACGGGTCGCCGGTGGGATCGAGCGCCTTGCGGGCGCACGGGCCCGCTCGCGTCCGCTGCCGGTCCCACGCGCGGCGGTCCCGCTGTTGCGGCTGCTGGAAGGGCTGTGGCTGCTGGTCACGGGGCTGGTGGCCTTCTCCCTGGCGCCCCGTGCGGCTGCGCGTATCTGCGGAGAAGTGGGCAGGCGGTTCGGGTGGAGCCTACTGTTGGGGTTCGCGCTGCTCGTCGGCGCTCCGCCGTCCGCGATCCTGCTGCTGTTTACGGTGATCGGCATCCCGCTGTCGGTGCTGGGCATGTTGGCCTACTTCGCTGCCCTGTACGTGGGCCAGGCGTTCTTCGCCGGCTGGCTGGGCGGCGCCTTGCTGCGGAGGGTACGCCGGGAAGGTACCGTCGCATCGCCCTATGGGGCGGTCGCGCTCGGCACCCTCGCCCTCGTGGTCTTGTCCACCATACCGTACGTCGGCTGGCTGATCCGGGTTGTCGCGGCGTTGGTGGGGTTCGGCGCGATGGGTTTGGCCGCGTTCGGGGCGGCGACCGCGCAGGCCACCGAACCCACCTCCTCGTGAGAAGATGGGGCCGCCGAAGGGGGCCTGCGGCGCGGTCGGTTCCAGGTACGCGTGGCGGGATGACATCATGGACGTGATCTGCGGTCCGCCCTCTCGGCGCCTGGTGGGTCCGGAACCGGGGCGCGAGGCGGCGAGAGCTTCCGGCGGACGCCACCAAAAGGTCTGACGGGGGTTGCCATGCGGTTCTCGCCATGGGTCGACGTCGCGGTACGCGCGGCCCGTGAAGCCGGTCACGTCCTGATGGACCGGTTCGTCCGACCGCCGCGGCCCGGTGAGGTGCGCTACAAAGGACGCGTCAACCCCGTCACCGAGGCGGATGAGGCCGCCGAGGCGTGCATCGTCTCGCTGCTGCGCGAGGCGTTCCCCGACCACGCGATCGTGGCGGAAGAAGGTGGCGGGCACGAATCGGACGCGCGGTGGCGCTGGTACGTGGATCCGCTGGACGGTACAACGAACTTCGCGCACCGGCTCCCCTGGTTCGGCGTGTCGCTGGCGCTCGCCGAGGGCGACGAGGTCTTGGTGGGTGTCGTGTACCACCCTGTGCTCGACGAGCTGTTCGTCGCCGAGCGCGGCGCGGGGGCGTGGGCCGTCCGGGGCAAGGTGGTGGAGCGACTGCAGGTGTCCAAGACCATCTCGCTGCAATACGCGCTGGTCGGCACAGGCACCCCGACCGACATCGGGATCACGGGTAACAACCTGCCCCAGATCGTGACGATGCTCAAGGTCACCGAGGACGTGCGGCAGATGGGATCCGCGGCGATCAACCTGTGTTCGGTGGCCGCCGGCCGACTCGACGCGTTCTGGGAGCCGGACCTCAACCCCTGGGACGTCGCCGCCGGCGCACTGATGGTGCTCGAGGCGGGCGGGACCGTCACGGGGATAGACGGATCACCCTACGTCGCGGGCACCCGCAGCCCGCTCGCCACCAATGGGCAGCTCCACCGGCAGATGCTGGCCCTGCTCAGCACCGGTGGCCCCGTGCGGTAGGGCGACGCTGCGGCAACGACTAGGGTGACGTCGCCAGGCGCGTCACGAGCGAGAGCACGGCGCGGGTGCGCTCCGGCCCGATGCGGACGGCAATCCGGTCCCGCGCCAGGCGTTCCGGGCTGCGCTCCGTCTCGGCGGCGAGCCGCGCGCCGCTGTGCGCGGCCGCACAGAACGTGCCGTCCGAACCGACGATCGCGCCCACCGTGACCGCATGGCCGCGGTAGGTCACCATCCCCCGATACAGTCCCGCGGGTCCTGCGCTCACACGCGCGCCGATGAAGGCGAACGTCGTGCCGGCGCGGTTGCGGACGGTGCCGGCGAACCGTGCCCCGTCCACGTTGCCGCTGAAGTCGATGCCCTCGGGCAGGACGGCACGAAACCCACCGAATCCATCGACCGCCCCGCGGTACCATCGGGCGAAGGTGCGTGTGACGGTCGGGTCGGGGCTGCAGACGTAGCCCTCGAAACGGCCGGCCTGCCTGACGAGGGCAGCCTGGCTACCCGCCGGTGCGCGGTCCAGCTTCGCGAGGTAGGTGTGCGCCGCAGGGGTCGTCGCAGACGACGGGACAGTTCCCAGCAAGAGGGTCAGTGCAACCGCGATGAGCATGCCGACCCGCATGTGTCGCCTCCCGAGCTGAGGTTGCCGGCGCAGACGCCGGAGCCGCTCGGCCCTTGTTACGGCGCCACGGCCCCGCCGGTTCCCCCGGCGCCGACCGCCCTATGCCGTGTCGGCCCGCCGGAGGGTCGGGATCCGGTCGCGCAGCAGGGCGACCATCCACAGCGTCAGCGCGCCGTTGACGACGCTGGTGACAAGATTGAACGGCACGAACGCAGCGCCCATCAGCGGCAGCACCCTCGTCTGGATGGCCGCCCAGTCGGTCGGGCTATAGTTGAAGAACACCGGCAAGATGAAGAACACCAGCACCGGGACCATGGCCGCGGTCCGCACCACCGCCCCGAGCGCGACACCCCTGGCGAGCCCCCCGGTCGTCGGCCGGCGCCAGTACACCCACGAAGCGACGCCGACAAACAGCCCGACGGCGATGAAGTTCGCCGCGGGGCCGATCCAGCCGGTGGCGCTGCCGAACAGCAGCATGCGCACCACGTTCTTCAGCAGGGCGACCGCAACCGCCGCCAGCGGGCCGAACATCACTCCCGCCAACAGCGTGGGGACCTCGCTGGGGTCGAAACGCAGATAGGGCGCACCCGGGATGATGGGGAACTGCACGAATTGCATGAGCAACGCTGCGATCGCGGTCAGCATCGCCAGCGTCGTAAGCTCGCGGAGCCGCATGTCGCACCTCCCTGCCGGTTGTTCCAGCGCGGCACGCCCCCCAAACAACAAACCCGAAGGTCCCGACCTTCGGGCTCGCCGGACGGCGCGACGCGACACCGCAGGGCGCGGCGCAACACGCGGCCTCCGACCTCCTCCCATCCGGACTGTACCGTCGGCCCCGGACTGGCTTGCGCGTCACCGGGTCCACCGCGCCTCCGACCGTGCGCGGGTCGCGGGCTCCCCGGCACCCACCTCCGCCCATCAGCGGAGTGAGCACCGGGCTACCGCCGGTGGGGAATTGGAAGCGTGCCGCTTCCGCACCCCGCCCCGAAGGTCGTGCTCGCTGGTTGTGATCCCATGGTAGTAGCTGCTTCAAGCGGGAAGCAAGCCCGGCCCGCGCGAACCGATCCGTACCGTGTGGGGTGAGCTCTTCGCGCTGCTGGCGGCAGGCGCGTTTGCGCTCAGCACGGTACTGTCGCGCCGTTTCATGATCGGAGGGCCCGGCAGGCCGCCGGTGTCGCCCGAGGCCGGCGTGTTCGTGAGCATGGTCACGAACGTCGCCGTCTTCGGCGTGCTGACGATCCTGGAGGCCCTGGGCGGAGGGTTCCAGCGGCTGACGTGGCAGTCGGCGGCTTTGTTCGCCCTGGGCGGGATCGGCGGGACGCTGCTGGGCCGCAACCTGGCGTACCTCAGCGTGCTGCGCATCGGGCCGTCGCGCTCGACCGCCATCCGGCTGTCGAATACCCTGTTCGCCGCGCTGCTCGGCCTGTGGTGGCTGCGGGAACTGCCCCGCGGCGTGCAGATCGCCGGCGCTGTGCTGATCACCGCGGGCCTGTGGACGGTCGTGTCCGAGCGAGGATCCCAACGACGCACCTTCGACGCAGGGGGCATCCTGGCGGCGGTGGCGGCGGCCGCGGCGTTCGCGCTCGGCGACACCTCACGCCGCGTCGCACTGGGGATCACGCCGCAGCCCTTCATCGGAGCGTCCATCGGGGCCGCGACGGCGCTTGCGGTCCAGGCCGTCTGGCTGGGGACGCGCCGACTGCGCGGAAGCGTGATCGGCGTGGCGTGGCGGGCCGACGTGGTCGGCAGCGCCCTCGGTAACACCGCGGCGATCTTGCTTTTGTTTCTGGCGCTGCAACGCACCACGGTGGCGAACGCCTCGGTGCTGTACAATCTCCAGGTGCTGCTCGTGATCTTCCTCAGCCGCCGGATGCTGCGCGGCGACGAGAGCACCGGCCGGCGTCTGGTGATCGGGAGTTTGGTCTGCCTGGTCGGGACGGCGGCGGTCCTGTTCGGCTAAGCAGAACGCAGCAGGCCTCGCGGGAGCCGGCTGAGGATCTCGGGTCCATGCTGTGTCACAACGACGATGTCCTCCAGACGGACCCCGAACTCGCCCGGCAGATAGATGCCCGGCTCCACGGAGAAGACCATCCCCTCCTGGAGCCGCGTCGCGTCGGTATCGACGACCGACGGCGGCTCGTGCGCGGTCAGCCCGAGGCCGTGACCGGTGCGGTGGATGAAGAACTCACCGTAGCCGGCGCGCGCGATCACCCCGCGGGCGGCCCGGTCCACCTCGGCGACCGGCACGTCGGGCCGGATCACACCCAGCGCCGCCCGCACCGCCTCCTCGACGAGGGCGTGCACCTCCCGGTACTTGGGCGTCGGCTCTCCCAAGAACACCATGCGCGTGATGTCCGAGCAGTAGCCGTCCCGCCGACCGCCGACGTCGAGCAGGACCGCCTCGCCGACGCGCAGCCTTCGGTTGGTCGGCTCGTGGTGCGGGAAGGCGCTGTTGGGCCCCGACGCGACGATGGCGAACCCCACGGCGTCCGCTCCGGCACCCCTGATCGCACCGGCGGCGGCGGCCGCCACCTCGCGCTCGCTCGTGCCCGGACGGCAGGCCTCCGCCGCGGCCAGGACGCCGGCGTCCGCGGTGGCCGCGGCCCGCCGGAGGGCTTCGATCTCTGCGGGGTCCTTGCGCATACGCATGGGGGCCAACAACCGCGAGGCGGGCAAGAAGCGCGCGCCGGGCAGGGCCTGCTGCATGAGCAGGAGGTGGTCCGCGCGCATGTCGTCGCCCACCGCAACCGCTTCCAGCCGATCCCCCACAGACCGCAGCGCGGCTTCCAGCGCCGCAAAAGGTCCTTGGGTGTCGTTGTAGGTGAACAGACGCACGGGCAGGCGGGACTCGACCTGAGCGGCGTTGACCCGCGGGACGAGCAGCGCTTCGCCGCCGGCCCCGACCAGAAGGACGCAGGCGCGCTCGTCACGCAGCGGCGCAAAACCCGCCAGGTAGAGGAAATCGTCTCCGGGGGGCAGGGCCAGCAGGTCGCAACGCTGGGCGGCCATGGCAGTACGGACGCGGCGGAGGCGGTCGGCGCGCATGGACTTGGGTCGGATCCGATCACGTCCACGTGAACTTCTTGCGGACCTCGCGCGCGATGTCGGGCTGGATGTCGACGGGCAGGAGGTTCTCATACTCGCCCATGCGCGTCACCAGCCGCGCGCCGTTGGGAGCCCACTTCCCCTGGAACTTCCCCAGCTCCGGCACGTAGGCGATGCTGCCGCCCAGCTGCGTGGCACCGCCGTAGAACTCACCGTACTGCCCCACGGCCAACACCGGCATCAGCAGCTCCATCGTGCGGGTGCGAACCGCGGACTGCATCGTCTCGAGCATGTAGGGCATGTCGGAGGACGCGGTCATCTGCACGAGCAGTACCTCGGCGCCCGCGTTGGCGAGTCGGCGGGCGATCTCGGGAACCAGAAGTTCGTAGCCCGCGATGATCCCGACCCGCACGCCGGCGACGAGGGCTGGTCGGTTGGGTCCGGGATCGTAGTGGCCACGCTCGGTGGGGTAGAACACCTGCTTGTAGTGCTTGCTCGTGATCTTGCCGTTGGGCGCGATGACGAACGAGCAGAGGCGCGGCTTGGGGGGCTTTCGCGCCCCCTTGGGTCTGGGCAGGAGTTCGCGCGTAGTCCCACAGATGACGTACACGTTGGCCTCCCGGGCGGCCTGGCACAGGCGATCGGTCACCGGGCAGGGAATCGGCATCGGCTTGGTGTTCCCCAGGAAGTACTCGGAGAACGCGACCACCGCCGCGCCCTCCCGCCCGCCGCGGCGGATGAACTCCACCGCCTTGTCCAAGTTGTCGGTCGTCCCTTCCTGCCACGAGCGGCTCTCTCCCCACCGGTAGCGCATCTGCGCGAGGCCAAACCGCACTCCCCCACCTCCGGTGCAGCCCCGATCACATGATCGGTACCCCAAGCCCCGGCTGCTGGAGCCGTTCTTCCCAGACTATTACGCGACCGAACAGGAACTTTTCCTGCTCCAGCCGCCTTCCAGCGTGCTCAGACGCGTCCTTTCACGTCTGTTTGCCCCCCGACGCCGGCACTGGTACGCTCGTCTGTGACCCCCCGCAGGAGGAAGCCGTGCCGCCCAGACGACCCCTCCACACACCACCGGGGCCGCCACGCGAGTCGGCCGAGCGCAAGCGCGCCAGGGCCGCCCGGATCGTGGCCTTGCTGCGCAGGCGCTACCCGGATCCACAGATCCCGCTGCGGCACCGTTCACCTTTCGAACTGTTGATCGCGACCATACTTTCCGCCCAGTGTACAGACGAAATGGTCAACCGGGTCACCCCGCTGCTGTTCGAACGGTTCCCGACACCGGAAGCGATGGCGGCCG includes:
- a CDS encoding ECF transporter S component is translated as MRLRELTTLAMLTAIAALLMQFVQFPIIPGAPYLRFDPSEVPTLLAGVMFGPLAAVAVALLKNVVRMLLFGSATGWIGPAANFIAVGLFVGVASWVYWRRPTTGGLARGVALGAVVRTAAMVPVLVFFILPVFFNYSPTDWAAIQTRVLPLMGAAFVPFNLVTSVVNGALTLWMVALLRDRIPTLRRADTA
- a CDS encoding inositol monophosphatase family protein, which encodes MRFSPWVDVAVRAAREAGHVLMDRFVRPPRPGEVRYKGRVNPVTEADEAAEACIVSLLREAFPDHAIVAEEGGGHESDARWRWYVDPLDGTTNFAHRLPWFGVSLALAEGDEVLVGVVYHPVLDELFVAERGAGAWAVRGKVVERLQVSKTISLQYALVGTGTPTDIGITGNNLPQIVTMLKVTEDVRQMGSAAINLCSVAAGRLDAFWEPDLNPWDVAAGALMVLEAGGTVTGIDGSPYVAGTRSPLATNGQLHRQMLALLSTGGPVR
- a CDS encoding GNAT family N-acetyltransferase, yielding MADPAGVRVRDADRADLARIVDAWGELARLHERTHPAFALSQTWRRAYEEYLAALLGREDTLVVVAESGGQLAGVAIGRITTLPPFFRHRRRGFIQDVYTREGYRRRGVGRRMIERIEQWLRDRGIRRAELTVAVPNREAEAFWERMGYRTYMVHRTKEL
- a CDS encoding carbon-nitrogen hydrolase family protein gives rise to the protein MRFGLAQMRYRWGESRSWQEGTTDNLDKAVEFIRRGGREGAAVVAFSEYFLGNTKPMPIPCPVTDRLCQAAREANVYVICGTTRELLPRPKGARKPPKPRLCSFVIAPNGKITSKHYKQVFYPTERGHYDPGPNRPALVAGVRVGIIAGYELLVPEIARRLANAGAEVLLVQMTASSDMPYMLETMQSAVRTRTMELLMPVLAVGQYGEFYGGATQLGGSIAYVPELGKFQGKWAPNGARLVTRMGEYENLLPVDIQPDIAREVRKKFTWT
- a CDS encoding EamA family transporter; translated protein: MWGELFALLAAGAFALSTVLSRRFMIGGPGRPPVSPEAGVFVSMVTNVAVFGVLTILEALGGGFQRLTWQSAALFALGGIGGTLLGRNLAYLSVLRIGPSRSTAIRLSNTLFAALLGLWWLRELPRGVQIAGAVLITAGLWTVVSERGSQRRTFDAGGILAAVAAAAAFALGDTSRRVALGITPQPFIGASIGAATALAVQAVWLGTRRLRGSVIGVAWRADVVGSALGNTAAILLLFLALQRTTVANASVLYNLQVLLVIFLSRRMLRGDESTGRRLVIGSLVCLVGTAAVLFG
- a CDS encoding Xaa-Pro peptidase family protein gives rise to the protein MRADRLRRVRTAMAAQRCDLLALPPGDDFLYLAGFAPLRDERACVLLVGAGGEALLVPRVNAAQVESRLPVRLFTYNDTQGPFAALEAALRSVGDRLEAVAVGDDMRADHLLLMQQALPGARFLPASRLLAPMRMRKDPAEIEALRRAAATADAGVLAAAEACRPGTSEREVAAAAAGAIRGAGADAVGFAIVASGPNSAFPHHEPTNRRLRVGEAVLLDVGGRRDGYCSDITRMVFLGEPTPKYREVHALVEEAVRAALGVIRPDVPVAEVDRAARGVIARAGYGEFFIHRTGHGLGLTAHEPPSVVDTDATRLQEGMVFSVEPGIYLPGEFGVRLEDIVVVTQHGPEILSRLPRGLLRSA
- a CDS encoding DUF1028 domain-containing protein, with the protein product MVRMHTFSIVAADPQAAEWGVAVASKFLAVGAVVPWATAGAGAVATQAWANLSHGPEGLRLLGEGLSADEVVRRLTDADQGRDHRQLGVVDARGRAASYTGGACLAWAGGRTGDRYACQGNLLAGPEVVSAMAKAFEAGAGRPLPERLLAALEAGQHAGGDRRGQQSAALYVVKEGGSYGGYLDRYVDLRVDDDPQP
- a CDS encoding citrate/2-methylcitrate synthase — protein: MRRCRMVEVQRADVDQRKPPRTLGSMRDFDQAGAGMSAVARGLEGVVAGTTALSFIDGRAGRLIYRGYDINDLAQKSTFEEVCYLLWHGRLPTRTELGALTAELASMRALPEGLLGVLRSLPKSLHPLDALRTVLSPLMAYDEDPEDTSREANLRRAKRLTALVSTVVAAFERVRHDADPVAPDPSLHHAANFLYMLKGQPADPLHVRAFDTYLVLLADHGYNASTFTARVIASTLSDMVSAVAGAIGALKGPLHGGAAQWTMEMLLRIGSVDNVDAYIRGLFDQHKKVPGFGHRIYKVEDPRAKILRVLSRQVAEKTGGGVWVEMSERVDELVAQLRGDKEIYPNVDFYSASLLYNIGIPGDLMTPLFACSRVAGWTAHVIEQQEDNRLFRPQSEYTGPKEATYIPIDER